TGATGCTGACTCTCCAGAGTCCATCCTAACTCGCTCGTCTGGCTCCTTCAGTGATGGGTCCAGAACGAGGCCATTTCATGACGGGCACAGCCCAGACAAGCCCCCGCTGTTAAGGCGAGGACATCTACAGGAGCATCACGGCAAAGGAGCGCAGAGCAGTCCGTCTTCGCTCTCTGGGTCATACAATGATATTCCGGTACTGCTTATCAACGGTGAGCCACAGTCGGATCAGCACATCCAGTCCCCTGGAACAGAAATGGACTTGATACAGACCACCCTTGTGTCCAACTCAAAGCCATCTCAGAGTGAGTCACATATCTCATAGTAGTCTGTTTCGCTGACAGCTACCATATTTTAAATGGTATTTGATCCCACtctcatattgttttttaatggttgTTTAGGTTTCCAAGCCCGTTTTAATGGCAGCCAGCCCTCAATGAAGTTTGTCATGGACACTTCCAAGTTTTGGTTCCGTCCACATATCAACAGAGCAGAAGGTGAGAATCTCAAAACATTACTCCTGAAATAACTTGTCCAGAAGACGTCCAACAATAGCTTTACTCAAGCTCTGAATTTATTCCATCTTGCAGAGATTTAGGATTCTTCTGCAGTACATATACAATactaaacacacatttgcaacTTTTCTTTGGTGATTCATTCATTCTAGCTGAAGCCCTGGTAAAGGATAAGGAGGCAGGGACATTTGTGGTGAGAGACAGCACCTCCTACAAAGGCAGTTTTGGCCTGGCTATGAAAGTGGACCAAATTGCCGCCAACTTCACTGCTACCACCTACCCAGGTACGTATACTAGTCAGTGCAGCTGCTTGTTCTTATGACTCCTTTTGAATCCGGTGCTATTATAAAAGCCATAGCAGTGTTTGGTCAGATACAGGAAAGAGAAGGTCATGAATGCCACAACTACCCCAATCCCAGACAAACAACTTGAACACAGTGTAGCCATACCAGACACATGAAAGGCTCAGGGTTTGACTTACCCAACTCGGCTGATGTGAATGGGCATGTCTGATGGCCTTCAGCTACGTGTGGCGAGGCAGGAGACAGTGCTGTTATTTTTTCCACCCACAGTATATGctgtataaaaacaaaggaaaaccaTCTGTTTATGGCACTGTAAGCAATCTAAGAGCAAAGAATGGATCTCACTCACGAAACAATTTTGAGGTTTACTTCATTTGCAGATTTgtattttgaaacttttttagGAAAGCAGGATATGAAAGACATGTGAGCAGAGTGTCGGTCACTGAGACCGTTTCAGTGGGCAGACTGAGAGTACATCGTCTGTTACAGTATTCCTCTGCTGAGTAATCATTGGTCGAGAGATGTCGCCAAGTCGTCTCTTTTGGacatcaatgttattttttaggAACAATATGCAGTGTAATTTAGATAtagtcaaacaaaacaatgtaagaCATACGATTTATTAGGGTTGTGAGAGACATCAAATTTgtcaaatcttttaaaaatgatattacatttaaatgagaagattACTACACCAAACTATTTGGTGAATATAAGTTAAATAGTGTTTTTAGTGATCTTGGGATTTCCCTTTGTAAAACAACGCCCCATGGGCAGCAACTGGCAGGAGTCTGCTGAAGCTGGAAAAAATGTAGTCAAAGAACCCTGATGTAGTTTGGTTTTCTGAATGTAATATGTTAAGATggtttattaattaaattaattttggtGAGGTTCATAGAAAATGCATGGCAGCTGACCCTGTATCCTTCATAATAGGTTACAGGGTATACCATTATAGAACTTCCCTGTTATGTAAATTAAATCTCTTTTGAATTTGTGGATCTGTATCTGTTATGATTGGCTGTGTGATATCTTGGTGTTTGATGTTGTCTAGAGTCTTGTAAGCCTTGTGTGGTACAGGACACTtaagataaaacataaaataaaattatgaattaaacaaaaatatggacTAGTCATGAGTCCTATGAAATAACTGCAAGTGGTatcattttcatgtattttattgtctttttatcaaAACAGGAGAGAGCAGTTCAGATCTTGTCAGACACTTCCTTATTGAATCATCCGCTAAGGGCGTGCGCATCAAAGGCTCTTCTCAGGAACCATACTTTGGTAAGTAAAAGTCAACAAGTCCAGTGATCAATTTCCTTCTAAACTCACTCACAAATACGCTTGTCTACTCAATATGAGTACACATCCTGGTCTTGCTGTCATCTGCCACATCAGAACTGAGTCAGCCATGTCTGGCCTCTAAAGATGTGGGTGGGCAGATCTGGTTCTTTATTCAAAAAGGTATGAGTTCACAGGGTGTGTTCCCACACCCACAGCGCCATTATCAAGGTTCATTGTGGCTTCCCCCCCCCCTAATCTGCTTCCAAATAATTCCATCTCTACAATAGCTGTAGTGGCTCTGTAAAACCACAAAAcgcagatataaaaaaaaataaaaataaaaagtactgaACCACATTTACAAAATTGATCCTGGAATGGGCCAATGCATTAAGACATGTATTTACATAGCAAAACTCCtatccacataaaaaaaaaaggacctaCAGAAAATACTAAACTGCATTAATCATAATATCCCTTTTCTTATTTACACTTGAAAATAGTCAGtgatatatttactttttttccttttgtggtCAAGAATAGGTCAATTCATATCTCATAGCCTACCTAACCAAAGCTTTACGTTTGTGTTATCTTTGCAGGTAGTCTCTCTGCCCTGGTTTACCAGCACACCATTTCTGCTTATGCTTTACCCTGCAAATTAGTGCTCCACTCTCAAGGTAGGCCATAacagtctttattttgtttgtgaaaaaaaaaaaaaaaaaaacgtttgtgtgtaaaaatgaaaacctcTTCTTTGCCTGCACAGATCTGGGCGCAGCAGAAGAGAGGGCAAATAACAAACCAGCATCTGATGACAAGAGTAGAACAGGTGGGACAAAATAACAGCGACGAATTGTTTGGATTAGCATTTCATTTTACTAGCAGTTATCTTCAAGGACTGCTTATAAAAGGTGACACTTAACGTGAGCAAaagcaagaaacaaaaatggaatGTCATTGGGTTGAGGAATAACAGTGAAGCCAATACATTAGTAACAAATGTGGCGTTAAACTACATTAAATTAACCTATATATTTGTTCCACGTTTTCTTCCTCTGTAGTCACAATCATGATGGTATTTCAGCCTTGTAGGAAATGCTAACAGTAGCTTGTCTTGTTCCAAAGAGTTTGCTATAATTGAGGATAAGTTAGCTAATAGCTAACGTCAATTAGTCCACGTTGAAGCTTTACAGAAAAGTAGCACACGTATTTCTGTGGAACTCCTCCGAAAGTCCTCAGTGAGAAATAGAAACATTTTACGGTTAAAAGTAAATTCAAGGAAGGTTGTTTTGAAGCTAAGGGAACAGACTAAGGGCAGGTTTGAGTGCGTAGGTTTCACTCTATACACTGTTTTCACTTTACCTTGCTAGCTTTCCGGGGCGAGACAGCCAACGACATAAACCTCAGAGGGGTTAGCTTACGGTAATTGACCCTTAACGTTATCCCACACTGGAAAAGCACACACAGGTGTAACTACTAACCTTAATTAATCTTAATGAAAGCCGACAGTGGTGGAAGGGAAGATGTATTCAAATGATTTACTAACCTCAAGGTAAACATTCCCCACTACAAGTATGTCCTGCATTCAAGTAGAAGTACATGAGTACTGTCAGCAACACGTATTGAAAGTACTCATTGGGCAGCAGAATGGTCCCTGTGGCATGAGGCATTACTGTGCATGCAGTATTCCATGTTGTAGCCGGTCGAGGTAAAGCTtgttctttttatgtttattcaAGAAAAGATGTAAGACAATAGTATATTTTGTGTCTAAAATGTTATATCATCATCAAAGTAACTACacctgtcagataaatgtagcaCAGTAATGTTTTAGAGTTGAAGAATAAAGTACCCTAAATTggaaataataaagtaaatgtacttaattagcttacttttcaccactgcCAACTGAGCATCTAACCAAGCAATTCATTACATTTGTCTAATTTCTATATATTTTCAATCATAtctctaaatataaaaaatggaCCTGGACATTGGAACTGCATTGAGAAAAGACAGCTTCAGCAAATTTAAAAGATGGTTAATTGACCAACTATCTAGGAGGGAGTTTAACTTGATAAAATGTACTACACCACATGTTTTAatgatgtgtatgtgcattGAACCTCCTTTTCTAATCAAACTATCTTTTCCATAGCTTGCAATTTTGTCTACCTGAATGCTGTCCCCACTGAGATGCTGACGGGCCCTTGCGCAGTACAGAAGGCGGTGTCCTCTACATTTGAGAAGGCCCCGGGTTCCTTTACACCAACCATAATCAACCTGAAGGTGTCTTTGAAGGGTGTTACACTAACAGATATCAACAGGAAGTAAGAAAACACATCCTGGCAGCCTGTCGCTGAGATTTTACGTACAGTACACTACAAAAATCATGGTGGTTTGGGTGCAAAATTGAGTTAGACTGAGCATATCTAACAGCCACAATCGTTTCTTTTCAGGCTCTTCTTCAGACGCCATTACCCTACTCACCTGCTTAGCTACAGTGGTGAAGATCCAGACCATCGACTGTGAGTAAACCGCAGCAAGTTATGAAATTAAAGGCATCCAGTTTGAGATTGAAACACACTTCCACAAATATTTTGCGACGTTCACCATGGTTACATTCTCTTACATGTTAGTAACTGTAAAGAGCTGATAAATCACCTTATTAGTACCCGTTGTTGAggtttttatatatacagtatgtgtgtgtgttatgtgttatgtgtgttgACACAGTCAGTAATTAcatatgtacatgtgtaattATTTATATCAGTGGTATGAATCTACCACTGTGGTTTTCCTCACATTTACCTGCGTCTACGTTCTGCTAGCGCCTGATTGGTTAGTTCAGCAACATGTGATTTAGTAAAACgaggatgtgtttttgtatggagTTTCTTATTTAGAATGATACAACCACCACATATTGAACCCTCACGttacaaacacactttttttaactgcatgaAATCACACATGTAACTTTTGTTGGCCCTCGCTAGAACTGGCTAAATGGAGAACAGGATCATTCATGttattaattacacctgtgcttctCCTGCTGTAACGTCAACAttttcatcaataaaaaaaacccACAGGCATTTCTGAAACATAACTAACAGTTCtgtcaacaaataaaatatggaACATATCTTTAAATCTTAaacttttggcttttttttctcacacaggTGGGTGAACGGGTCCAGTTTTGGTGCAAGGTGAATTTAAACTTTAATTCCtgacaaaaaacagaatgaTGTTTTGTATTTCCTTGTAAATTCTACATTAGACTCATGAAGGAGCCATAGTTAAGCCTCCCAGGTTTCAGGTTCATCTgctatacatatattttatacttCTATTTAGGGCGGAGCGATTCATAATTTGCAAATAGGAAAATAGTTTTACATATTTGGAAGAATGCAATTAGCTAATTGTGAAAGATTGCGGTTAATTGACTGTGAATCTtttagttgaatgtttggtgtaacatttggttTAACATTTATTATTGCTCTTTAGAttatatttttcacaaaaataaatgctgcaTAATGTTACTTTTCACagattgtttaaagaaatgtcctATTTAAAgctaattgtttttaaccctaTTTAGCATGATTGTAGAAGGAGCGATATGTAACTAAAAGATGAAGCAAATCGAATTGCAGTTGCAATATCTGGCAAAAAAACCCACTTCTTGTTGAACTTCAGTTTGTACTAATTCAATCTAATCTAAATCTATCACTTCTCTGTCCCAACAGGATGTTTGGCTTCGTGGCGAAAGGTGTGGAGGCTGGCATGGAGAATGTATGCCATGTCTTTGCAGAATATGACCCCCTTCAGCCTTGCAACAAAGTCACCAAGGTTATTCAGGCCGCCATAGCCAAGCCGTAGACACACAGGAGGCTGAGACAACATGATACAGCACTGCGtcctgagtcctgcagcggccctggtttaaaatgtatcttaaaaaaaaaaaaaaagttcttagGACGACCCAGACTCTGCCACGGTTACATATTGGTGAAAATGTGGCATATATGAAGATATACAAGACTGAACAGCTGTCAATCAGGAACACAACAGGCAACAGACAAGGATCCCGTTTACAACtagtttgtaaaaatgttggtTACACTCCCAAAAAAGAATTTCAATGTGAAATGTACTtgtagaaaatgtcagaaaccGACAGCTTACatatgtgtcaaactcaaggcccgcaGGCCAAACCCGGCCCCTCTTAGGTTTTAATCCGGCCTGCATATCAAGTTAGCTtcacaataaatataaatgtatgcacaaaacccccaaaagacagaaaactgtTTCTGGGCCCTATAGAAACCATTTTTTACGGGCCCCTCCCCGCATCAACAGCTATTTATACTTGCATCTTTTTCGGCCCTCCTCACTTAAGGGctctgggtactcagtccccttgcTCCCCCCAGTCCAACACTTCTGCTGCAAGGACTTGACACTCAAAGCTAAATTTCTCAGATTTGCTGACTTTGACTCTCAGAAAATCCCACAGAGTTTTCATATTCAGCCTGGGAAACAGGTGGCTGTGAGTCGGCTGTGTGGTAGCCTACTTTTACTaattaaatctttgttttgcttgattttttttaaactacgaTGGCTAAGGAACATTTTGGCTTACTTTTGTAGAGCTTTATcgcaacaaaaaatgaaaaaaaaaaagcaacaaaagtgtcaaaaacagcaagaaaaacGACAAAAGAATGTGACAACTTGCagtaatacagtcaaagatatttgacttttcttataaaagcatgtcaatatgCTATActtgtctggcccttgatgtgattttcattttttttagagtgGCCCTTAGTGGAagtgagtttgacacccctgggTTAGGGCATGGTAAAGCAGTTgatttgtcttatttcttaatGTAGAACGATTCCCATGTAAACCAACGAGGTGTAAGTCTGCACTAGCCGATGCGTGCATGTGGTAGAGATGAGGAATTTTGAAGCTTCTGTTAATAAACATAGTCACATTCTCTCATCCTTTCATTTCAAAGCGGAAACTATGCATATACCCTAGTTGTACATTTcagaatgtatttattatactACATTGTAAATTAGTTCTTCTGTGtacattcatgtatttttttcaaattgctaTGAGTATTAAACACGTTGAACTGCTAAACTTGTGTATGCTTACAAATGtttgtcagagagagagagagagaagcgtGCTTGAATGTGTGAAAAACAGATGGTTTTCTTTCCCTTAACCTCATAATCAAAGCCTTTCTGTAAACACAAAGGAACACATTGTGGTTTATTGCTTTGTGTCTTCTAGTTCCGTGTTTCACAAATAGGCGCATGCATACACCCATGGGTGCTTTGGAATACtgcagaggggtctgtgagatattaaaagaaaaagaagttcATTACATAAAAATCatgcataattcctaaaataattattataatacatgAGTTTATTAATGgattctaaacatttgaaatagcAGTTAGTGTTTTtcagttgtttaaaaaatttaaaaaataaattaaaaatcagACACTGATGGAGCCATGCTTTAATGCATTGCTTCTCAATCTTTTCAAGTCACGACCCTCCCGGAATTATGAGGCTGGTGTTTGTAACCCCCACCACCCCCGTCGacaacaggagagagagagctgcaaaCAGCTGTTAACAGCTGTTCCTACATGCCTTCCTCTGctgattttgagttttttttttgtgaatgctCTGATTGACACATGTAAACATAGAATTTTGCTTTAATGACTTATAGTTTCACTTTTAGCATCTAGCGCCTAGCCTTATGCTCCGGGCTCTGTGGATTTGTGATGCGTTTGTGACTTTTCTCCCCCCCGCTACCCCTTTTTGTGTTCCAGGATCAAATGAAGCTCTGAATATAACACAGGAAAAGTACCAAACTCACACAATAATGTAAATACCCTTCCCCAGTCTAGAatatgtcatttctttttttattctcccCCCAACCATCAGTTAACCCCCAGAAATGATCTTGTAACCCTATTTGGGGTCCCGACCCCCAGGTTGAAAACCGCTGCTTTAATGTATTCTCTATTTAGCCTAAACTTATTAGCCTTCTACTAAAAATGTTTTGCGCTGGTCAGGGCCTACTTGGCTGGATAACTATGTCAAAATCCAACTAAGTTTAGGATGATACGAAcatttgacagaaaacacaacagtctgcacatattttttatttttattttcaaatgataaATTGTTAGATAAAAGCATAATGCCTCATTCTGGAGTTATAGAGCTCCCAAAATGAAGTGTTCTTCATGATGCAAAGCAAAACCGAGCACAGAACTGCataataatctttaaatattCTCAATATATTCTGAGCCACCCAAATGCAATGCACAATGGTCCTTttcttagttttattttatttggtgcCAACTCAAAAAATTAGCATAAAAACTCTTAGTCTAAGGTGTAACAGATAGCTCGTGCTACACACCCCTAGTTGAGCATTGAAGATACACTGCAGTGTTAACTATTTACAAATACTGCCCTCCTCTGGTTAAGACAGGGAATTTAAATCCTCTGAGACATGGTGGGTGTTAAGAACTTCACTGCTGGTAAGATCACAGTgagcagttgtttttttttttttgcaataataaaaatgtagttaCATTATCAGTTTGTGTTGCAAGATCTTTTTATCTTCACAAAGAGAGAATATAATGAACTGCAATGACAGAAGACCCTCAAAGTACACACGATCTGGATATCTCTCAGTGCTAATGTTCTTCTAAGTGCTGTATGTGTCTGCAGTGCAAGCATTTAGAAACTTTAGGGACATTATTAGGGTGTTGGAGGGTGAACCTTTTAAAAACGTGGCATTAGTATTTCCAATGTACCCTCCAATTGCTGCCCCCCTTccgcccccacacacacactcacaagtgACAATTAATTTTGCTATTAATAACTAAAAGTGCACAAAAAATGTAGGATTGTGTACTTCAAACATATGGCAAGCGTAACAAAATGATGTGTCCTACTGACTGAATAGTGACAAATTAGCTCCCCCTAATAATTTCCTTACAGtctcttaaagaaaaaaagaaatccacctTTAGATAGTTCACAGCAGCTCATAGTCATCTgtgatttatgtatttatctCCATCTATGTGTGCCTTCAGCCTCCTGTACCAAGTGTTAATTAGAATTAAAGGCTGTGGTCATGTGTGTATGGTCGATATAATCTCTATGGTCCAGTGACTTTCTACTGAAACAGTGAAAGCATTAGGAGCCACTTTCTCCTCATCTAGAATGATGAAAAGGAAATATGTTTACACATTAAATTGTAATCCTCTGTAAGGTAATGAATGTAGTTCTGATATATATTGATGTGGTTTTGTGTGACTATAAAAAATGTCCCCCTTAGATCAGCACATTAGCCTGATGGGAAATGCTTATCCTGCCAGAAGTCGAGATTTGATGAGCGAAATCTCAAGTTTCCCTCGTCAGTTGCAAAgttgcaaaaatgcaaaagttcaacaaatgttgtgatttaaaaaacaacaacacattaagCGCATTAATGGCAATGGATGGTAATACCCCAGATGTCGGTGACACAGCTGTTGTTTCTGTAACTTCACCAATCCCGGGTGTTAACCACGGAGCAGCGTGCGACTCTGGCGAAAGCAGTGAGGGTTACTGTGGGATAGTCGGGATGCTGCGCGATCTCTTCATGATGAGACACACCTCCACGTCGGGGAGGCTGTCCTGTTTGGTCTGGCCACAGCCCTCGTCCGCCGCAGCCATGTGCAGGTCGAAGCGCAGCGACACCGACTTCTTCCGCAGCTTGGGATTCCCTCTGAAGAAGGAGCCCTCCCACTGCTTCACCACCTTGTCAAAGTTCTCCGTCCTGGAAGGAGAGAGGTCACAGGTCGTGGCAATTAAAAGCTGATGATGTCACACAACGCTCATTATGCGTTTTTAGATTATCTGAACAACGCATGAACACTGAGGATCCAATTTTTTGGATTAAcaatttgtattgtatttttcaacaacatcagggtttctgcaggtttcaccaagtcaaatttaattCTTTATAATTATGAATAcaatttaagacctttatcacaacataaaaaaagactagACTGATGTCTACATTGGCtgaaaaatacagtaagatgcatgttggtctcatttatattcataatacagcaaattatatttaGACTAGCaacagaaagaactacaacaccacagaataggaaaaaaaacattaagcgCTGCAGGAGCATTTCTATGAGCATTAGAGGTAGCGGTACATTGACGTAGAAAA
The sequence above is drawn from the Etheostoma cragini isolate CJK2018 chromosome 2, CSU_Ecrag_1.0, whole genome shotgun sequence genome and encodes:
- the LOC117953487 gene encoding tensin-4-like, which codes for MMPTAKGMSRMIPTHVLRVGQTVRLDSAHKTVNQHPSVTEAGSNNGDSDLDISMDNLNQLILELDPTFKPIEVNKSPLTDDSDEDVAHCVLVPRGCSPRSLPTLVPSVSPSIPIPTHRSASCSPHGTLVFSSSPTSSLPPLPCGSAPRRYPSQKHDANLSQGSLRLSHSNRNSAASLLSMSTCSDTSYILGSNLSLASEDADADSPESILTRSSGSFSDGSRTRPFHDGHSPDKPPLLRRGHLQEHHGKGAQSSPSSLSGSYNDIPVLLINGEPQSDQHIQSPGTEMDLIQTTLVSNSKPSQSFQARFNGSQPSMKFVMDTSKFWFRPHINRAEAEALVKDKEAGTFVVRDSTSYKGSFGLAMKVDQIAANFTATTYPGESSSDLVRHFLIESSAKGVRIKGSSQEPYFGSLSALVYQHTISAYALPCKLVLHSQDLGAAEERANNKPASDDKSRTACNFVYLNAVPTEMLTGPCAVQKAVSSTFEKAPGSFTPTIINLKVSLKGVTLTDINRKLFFRRHYPTHLLSYSGEDPDHRLWVNGSSFGARMFGFVAKGVEAGMENVCHVFAEYDPLQPCNKVTKVIQAAIAKP